In one Melospiza melodia melodia isolate bMelMel2 chromosome 5, bMelMel2.pri, whole genome shotgun sequence genomic region, the following are encoded:
- the TEC gene encoding tyrosine-protein kinase Tec has translation MNTTTILQEILIKRSQQKKRTSPLNYKERLFVLTKSMLTYYEGRAEKKYRKGSVDISRIKCVEVVKNDGIIPCQNKYPFQVVYDANTLYIFAPSAQSRDQWVRNLKEEIKNNSNIMVKYHPKFWTEGIYQCCRQTEKLAPGCEKYSLFENNVMRLSSSMPEKSARRPPPPVPPVEENGNEEEEIVVAMYDFEPTEHHDLRLEKGEEYTVIEKNDIHWWKARDKYGKQGYIPSNYVTGKKSNNLDQYEWYSRNLNRSKAEQLLRNEDKEGGFVVRDSSQPGLYTVSLYTKFGGEGSSGIRHYHIKETVTSPKQYYLAEKHLFNSIPEIIEYHSHNAAGLVTRLRYPVTPKRTTAPTTAGFSYEKWEINPSELTFMRELGSGLFGVVRLGKWRAQYKVAIKAIREGAMYEEDFIEEAKVMMKLTHPKLVQLYGVCTQQRPIYIVTEFMEHGCLLNYLRQKRGVLSKDTLLTMCQDVCEGMEYLERNSFIHRDLAARNCLVSDSGVVKVSDFGMTRYVLDDQYTSSSGAKFPVKWCPPEVFNYSRFSSKSDVWSFGVLMWEVYTEGKMPFEKSSNYEVVTMVSQGHRLYRPKLACKQMYEMMMMCWQEKPEERPTFEELLHAIIDIAEGEDAF, from the exons AAAAAGTACAGAAAAGGATCTGTGGATATTTCAAGGATTAAATGTGTAGAAGTTGTAAAAAATGATGGTATTATTCCATGTCAAAATAAATATCCTTTTCAG GTTGTATATGATGCTAATACACTTTATATTTTTGCACCGAGTGCACAAAGCCGGGATCAGTGGGTGAGGAACCTGAAAGAAG AAATAAAGAACAACAGCAATATAATGGTAAAATATCATCCTAAATTCTGGACAGAGGGAATTTATCAGTGCTGTAGGCAGACAGAAAAATTAGCACCTGGCTGTGAAAAATATAGTCTTTTTGAAAACA ATGTAATGAGATTGTCTTCTTCAATGCCAGAAAAAAGTGCG AGAAGGCCTCCCCCACCTGTTCCTCCAGTTGAAGAAAATGGGAATGAAGAGGAGGAGATAGTGGTAGCAATGTATGACTTTGAACCTACAGAACACCATGATTTAAGATTAGAGAAAGGTGAAGAATACACGGTGATTGAAAAGAATGACATTCATTGGTGGAAGGCGAGAGACAAATATGG AAAACAAGGATATATTCCAAGCAACTATGTAACAGGAAAGAAGTCCAACAACCTTGATCAATATGA GTGGTACAGCCGAAACCTGAACAGAAGcaaggcagagcagctcctcagaaATGAG GATAAAGAAGGTGGTTTTGTGGTGAGAGACTCCAGTCAGCCTGGCCTGTATACTGTTTCCCTTTACACAAAATTTGGAGG ggaaggtTCATCAGGAATAAGACACTACCATATAAAAGAAACTGTGACATCACCAAAACAGTACTACCTCGCAGAAAAACATCTCTTTAACTCCATTCCAGAAATAATTGAATATCACAGCCATAATGCAGCAG GTCTCGTTACCAGGCTGCGCTATCCAGTGACCCCAAAGAGGACGACAGCACCCACAACAGCAGGATTCAGCTATG AGAAGTGGGAGATCAACCCCTCAGAGCTGACCTtcatgagggagctggggagcgGCCTGTTCGGCGTGGTGCGCCTCGGGAAGTGGAGGGCGCAGTACAAGGTGGCCATCAAGGCAATTCGGGAAGGTGCCATGTATGAGGAGGACTTCATTGAAGAAGCTAAAGTAATGAT GAAGCTAACTCATCCTAAACTAGTTCAGCTGTACGGCGTGTGCACACAGCAGAGGCCCATCTACATTGTGACAGAGTTCATGGAGCATGGCTGCCTTCTCAATTACCTGAGACAAAAACGAGGAGTTTTGAGTAAAGACACTCTGCTTACTATGTGCCAGGATGTGTGTGAGGGAATGGAGTACCTGGAGAGAAACAGCTTTATCCACAGAGACCTG GCTGCCAGGAACTGCTTGGTGAGTGACTCAGGAGTGGTCAAAGTCTCAGATTTTGGAATGACAAG gTATGTCCTTGATGACCAATACACAAGTTCTTCAGGGGCTAAATTTCCTGTGAAATGGTGTCCCCCAGAAGTCTTTAATTACAGCCGATTCAGCAGCAAGTCAGATGTCTGGTCATTTG gtgTTTTAATGTGGGAAGTATATACAGAAGGAAAAATGCCTTTTGAAAAAAGCTCCAACTATGAAGTGGTAACAATGGTTAGCCAAGGACATCGCTTGTATCGGCCCAAGCTGGCCTGTAAGCAGATGTATGAAATGATGATGATGTGCTGGCAGGAG aaaCCAGAGGAACGCCCAACTTTTGAAGAGTTGCTTCATGCAATCATTGACATTGCAGAGGGTGAAGATGCTTTTTGA